The Glycine soja cultivar W05 chromosome 9, ASM419377v2, whole genome shotgun sequence sequence tttttcagattattgttataaaattaaaaataaaaagtattataaaaaagtattttttatatcaaacatataaatttattaattattttcaataaaaatcatttttaactttttaatatgaGAACTGATTATCAATTACACCAAAAGTCTCAATGAATTTCACGAAAGAAAAATATGTGAATTAGGTGATGTTGAACATgtgctatcttttttttttcgttgagtaaatttttaattctttcctCCATTCGTATATGCTTAAATtacatttctctttcttaaaagAAGAATATGAGTTACACTTTGATCttctttaatataaataattttcttaacagAAGTGAATAATTATGAATGCCTCCTTAGAATATTTGTCCTTCATACAATTATTAGAGTTATTAGTGTCACCAATAACTAAGTTTAACTTCAGTTAttgttgattttattattttagaatgtAGAATGAAGTTTTCAATATATCTCTATTATTAGTTTCATAACATCATCTAAAATCTTTATTGCATCTTATAAGGTTACGAAATTGATAAATACTTAAAACTAACTATTAATCATGTCTACAATCACTGTGATAGAAAAAATATCATGTAAAAGACtaatttgtattaaaatgatttcaaatacaacatatatttttctttaaaaaatgaaaaaaagtgaccattttaaaataagagacGAGTAAGTGTAatacttttgttttgctttttgggaaggaaaacaaagataatgCCATGTTGAGATACCTTGCTAGAATAAGCAAAAAGGAATAGCTTGTGGAGGTGGAAAGTTCGCGGTTAGACAGCTGAAATTCCTAAGTGCTCTCAAGTAACCTAATATATTTGCAAAGGCACGCATTTGCTCAAATGTATAATATCATGGTATTAGACCACCGACTTTGATACCATTTAGTTACTATGGATATGTTGCACTGGATTACTCTTGTTTAAATAGTGATTTCGAATTCAAGTGATGATAAgctgaaaaacaaaatttgtaggACCAACAAGCAACCATTTTGAAATGAAGGGCTTGGAGAAGTTAAAATATTTCCATGGGATTGAGATTTCCAGCTCTAAGCAAGGAATTTTCATCTTCAAAAAAGCTAATTAAGGAGACCTAAAAAGCTAGGTTCCAAAGCTGTTAGAGCATCCATATAACAATATCAAGGAATTGGAAATGATGAGGAAAAATCCATAACTGTAGCATGATCGACAGCTCTGGACCCTCAGCCTGACCCATCTTCATCAAGTTCAAGATCCCTCTAATGAGCATCCCCATTAGATTTTAAAACATAGGAAGCAATGTCCAGAAGTTCAGATTCAGAGTTATACCATGCTAACCAGCTTATAAAGCCCATTGCTTTGAAGGCTCAATATGTTCAGAGAAATTTCTGTTTGTGATTTTTCCACTTCAAAATCATGTTTCttcaagtaatttaaaaaaaaaaaatagaattgatACACTGTTTTATAGTATTGACATTGAACTGGTTCTAAAGTTTTCTAAACCGAATGATCACTTTCCTGCAATATCAGATCTGaagtaaaaaaactatactACAAGAGGTAGTAATTGACATTGTCATACAAATGAAAAGTATACAAAATATTGATGACATGATAAACTTGattgattttctaatttataCCTTTATTTTACATTCTATAACTGTAAAATATTGATGACATGTAAAATGTTTTTAcagttagaaaataaattatatgacaACATATTGCTGATTCAAAATTGCAATTACTCTCCCTCAGGCCACAGCAAAAGATGTAAGAAGCCTACTCCGATGCCTACACACTTAAAACAAACTCGTCCTTCTTCTACTAAATCTGCCAAATTACAGGCATGAACAGCATCATCTCTATTTCACAGATTCTGTCATTCTCCAGTTAAATCACAATATCATCTCAATACCAGCAGGCACAACACTAATCTTTTTTGGAAGGAACCCCAAATGCTCCCCGTCAGATTGAATATAAATACCACccttgcctgagatgtcctcCACCTCAATAGAAAGTACACTACAATATAAAGAACAATCTGGATGAGTACCACCACAATGGCACAATCCTAAGCTTCCATGAGCTGAAAAAGTTAGCACATGGTAAATTGTTGAAGGTCGCTACAAAATCCTGTTGCTAGGTACTTACCTCCACATTTTTTGTTAGTTGTAATTTAGTACAGTTAAGGCACATCCACACACAAAGTTATATCCAACTAAAACAATTATACAGATTAATAAATCCAAGACAATTTTTTGTCTGAATTGCAGCAAACTTAAACTTGTTGATATACCAAACATGGATCATTCACAACATATTTCCTACCGACGTTGTGCAATTCATGTAGCCGACCTCACTAATGGGATAaggtttttgtttttgcatCATTACAATAAAAGCAGGTTATTAAGGATAGTGAGTAGGTTTTGACAACCACTTATATAATTAGGATCATAGTTAACCAggtaatttgaaaagaagataaTTGACCTTACACTAACAATATTCAATATCTCTGTCATGTTCAGATTTGAGAAAACCATGTAATCAAATTTCATTAGTCatctaaatttattaattgatatttaaCATCAAGAATTAGAAAGTAGAAATGGAAGGTAACATTAAGAATGGTAGATTGACTTCTTTGGAAAAGATTATACCTTCTATCAGATACATTTTTAACTGAGAGATGTGTCCCACTATATAGCTTATGTAATTTCAAGACAAAATCATACCACTTGAAGTTCTGAAGAGTCACAACCTGCaaaatttatggaaaaaaatgaactttataaaaaaaagatgaccAGGATTTAGGATGAGGTTTAGCCAGTATAGTCAAAATAGATGATAATTTTCATCTGACATTTTACAGAAAGGTATTACACCTCTAAATTTCTGCTGAAAGGATCAGCATTTGGTGTAATTTTCATGCCACCACCAAAGTATTTTGCATTTCCAATGCAAAGGGCTGTCACTTGAGGACATGTCTCCCACGGACCATCATTGAGCTGCATTTTTCATGTTATAAAACTAGCATGACACTTCTGGTGCACAAACATAGACcatgaaaaaactaaaattatacagGACCTCAAACTACTAACACTAACCCTGATTCTCAGATCCTGGTTTTGATGCCCGATGAAGGCTTGCAATGCACCAATGATATAGCACAGGTTGCCAAATCTCTTGTACCTAGAAGCATAAAAACCTGCCTTTGCGCTCCTGTAAAATTCGGTCAAGCATGCTTTAGATATGATCCATGTGTTACACTTATTCTGAAATTTCCAATTTAGCCTTACAAATGAATGTCAGCGACATTTATGAAGTAATGATGATCACAACTCTCTCCTGTGATAACACCAACATCTATCCTTGATCTCAACCCTAAAGAAGACCTAAATTAGAACGTAATGAGACAAACTAAAAGAACATATGGAAACATAATATTTGAGGCCAGCATCAACATGCTTGAGCTATTACACAgctacaataaaataataaagcaattatatattatattaagaaaaaggaaaaggaaaaacctCTAGCAACACGTTCAATGGCCTCATGGGGATCATTTTTCCTGGAAAAGACTCAACAGATGGTTCCGTTCACTTCAATTATCTAGAGATAATAAGCTCCATTTAAATAAGATGCACAAGGAGAATGAAGATACAAACAAAAACTAACCACCCAAATGTTCTTGCAAAATCAGAACCAGTTCCCAAGGGGATGAGCTGTATAAAGCAAGAACatagttatatttttcaataagcaTTCCATTCAGTATAAGTATTACAGATGACAGAATCTAAGATGCCAGGCATTAAATAAAAACTGAGAATATTGCATTCTGGTGGCAAGTACTCACACCAAGAGCAGTTGAATGCGTAGACTCTTTCACTTGACTAACAACAGGTTTTCCAGCCCAGAAAAACCCATTAACAACCTGCTTGTAATAAACTGAGGTGCATTAGGAGAACAATTAAGAAAGAATGTTGCAATTCATCAATAACTTCACTTGATatcaaataaatatgttttataccCACTAGGGTCAgcctagtggtggaagagactggGTAATCTGCACAATGTCCTAGGTTCTAACCTTGTTGCCCCCATtgtataccaaaaaaataaacgtGTTTTATAACAAGGAAAATAACTGCAACATATTCTCTCTAATACACTCTTTCCACAACACTTTTCATTATTAAGTATACTTAGTATTTCTCTttataacaaacataataaaGATAAGCTTGGTTGAACATGAACCCTTTCTGATAAGGTGGATGCTACTCAAGAATtcccttggaaaattctttagtcccaacaataaaaaaataaaaaaacagtcTTCACCTCATGAAGAGTTCCATCACCTCCAAC is a genomic window containing:
- the LOC114425537 gene encoding sphingoid long-chain bases kinase 2, mitochondrial-like, which codes for MMMALGRGIYVAHNVCFRSELQPMAPDRIGSSTSRQRDLVFVVNPLGANGRTGKEWRKLVPYLRSRLGKECNICESITSGPCHAIDITREAIREGADAVIAVGGDGTLHEVVNGFFWAGKPVVSQVKESTHSTALGLIPLGTGSDFARTFGWKNDPHEAIERVARGLRSRIDVGVITGESCDHHYFINVADIHLSAKAGFYASRYKRFGNLCYIIGALQAFIGHQNQDLRIRLNDGPWETCPQVTALCIGNAKYFGGGMKITPNADPFSRNLEVVTLQNFKWYDFVLKLHKLYSGTHLSVKNVSDRSVLSIEVEDISGKGGIYIQSDGEHLGFLPKKISVVPAGIEMIL